Proteins encoded in a region of the Antedon mediterranea chromosome 2, ecAntMedi1.1, whole genome shotgun sequence genome:
- the LOC140041016 gene encoding GDP-D-glycero-alpha-D-manno-heptose dehydrogenase-like, whose amino-acid sequence MKVLILGGCGFIGRHLVHYLTSNDLAEVRVADKVPPQIAWLNDFHKEVFAKVEFVSCNLISTASTTKAFEIGDGTEFDVVINLAAETKYGQTDEIYEEGIKNLSLNCAKEAAKRAIKMYIEVSTAQVYNSDKKASNEDSKTAPWTGVSRYKLMVEEELRKIKGLNCIIVRPAIVYGIADKIGLTPRLIIGAVYKQLQEKMKLLWSKDLKMNTVYVEDVCRGLWHLVENGEIGQVYNMVDKSDTTQGTITDLVCRLFGIQHDYFGTVMSNFARMNMTDIVEDSNDKHLAPWSDACKENGIENTPLSPYLDQELLYNKHLYVDSSKIEGLGFQYKHPNLTIETLREIVKDYVDMGIFPKTLVP is encoded by the exons ATGAAAGTTTTAATACTTGGAG GTTGCGGGTTCATTGGCAGACATTTGGTTCATTATCTTACATCAAATGATCTTGCTGAG GTGCGTGTTGCTGATAAGGTGCCGCCGCAGATTGCATGGTTGAACGATTTCCATAAG GAAGTTTTTGCCAAAGTTGAGTTTGTTTCCTGTAACTTGATCAGTACAG CATCCACAACTAAAGCATTTGAAATAGGTGACGGTACTGAATTCGATGTCGTCATTAATTTAGCAGCTGAAACCAAATATGGGCAGACAGATGAg ATTTATGAAGAAGGCATTAAGAATTTAAGTTTGAACTGTGCCAAAGAAGCAGCAAAAAGAGCTATTAAAATGTACATAGAGGTGTCCACAGCACAGGTGTACAACAGTGATAAG aaagcCAGCAATGAGGATTCCAAGACAGCACCTTGGACCGGTGTGTCTAGGTACAAGCTGATGGTGGAAGAGGAACTACGCAAAATAAAAGG GTTAAACTGCATAATAGTAAGACCGGCTATTGTGTATGGGATTGCGGATAAGATAGGATTGACTCCAAGATTGATAATCGGTGCGGTATACAAACAGCTGCAAGAAAAGATGAAGCTACTCTGGAGCAAAGATTTAAAAATGAACACAGTGTATGTTGAAGATGTCTGCCGTGGTCTCTGGCATCTTGTTGAGAACGGAGAGATTGGTCAAGTGTATAACATGGTGGATAAGTCAGACACAA CTCAGGGAACGATTACAGATTTGGTCTGTCGCCTTTTTGGAATTCAACATGACTACTTTGGAACCGTAATGTCAAATTTTGCAAGG ATGAATATGACTGACATTGTTGAAGATTCTAATGACAAACATTTAGCACCGTGGTCTGATGCTTGTAAAGAAAACGGAATTGAGAACACACCACTGAGTCCGTACTTAGATCAG GAATTGCTCTACAACAAACATTTATATGTGGATAGCAGTAAAATAGAAGGACTTGGATTTCAATATAAACACCCTAACTTGACAATTGAAACATTAAGAGAG ATTGTGAAAGATTATGTAGATATGGGAATATTTCCAAAAACGTTGGTACCATAG